The Bacteroides fragilis NCTC 9343 genome includes the window TGTTCCAACGAGTTCCAGTCTTTCCGTTCGCTCAATTTCCAAATCATCGATTACCTCCTTTCTCTTGTTTCAACTCCCATACCAGACGGGCACGTTTCCAATGACGTGTCCAATGCTCCCCTGTTTGTACATGACCTTTACGGACATACTTAAACACATTGTGGGCAAAATCGGCAGTAGCATATTCACCGATATTCCGGGTAACCACTCCTTCCCGGGTACAGTCCAGACCGGTCAGTGCATCACAGGAGCCGAAGACACTCGGCTCCTGCGCCAAACAGACAACATGCTGTTCCAAAGATGCTACTGTTAATCCGTCCACGCACTCCGTGCACAATTCGGGCACGGTTGGCAAATCGAACAGTGCAGCATAAAATTTCACTTCATCCCATGACAGCCATTTGTCCAGGCAACGGACAGCAAATACATAAAAATGTGTTTCCAGCCGCTTATACTCAATGGAATGAACGGCATACAGATTTTCACCGAACAGTTCAATATCTCCCAGATCGTTTCTCAGCAACTCCCAGCGTTGACGCAACTGGCTTGTCCATGGCGAAGTGGTAGGTGCGACATGCGAACGGGCAAAGACTCCATATCTGCTCAAACAATTATTCTCTCCATCCAGCTTCTCGGTATGCACCAAGGTGCTTATCTTCCGGATATCTTCCCAATATGTATGATTGATCCGGTCGTCACTCGTCGTCCCGGGAGAGAACGGATAGTGATAGGTACGACCATATTTTTCTGATAACATAGTTTTTTCTTTTAATCGTTAATACTTAAAACCGGAGTTCTTCCTGAATGATCTTCACCGGGTTTCCCCTTTGAAGGCTGTTGTGATTGCTCCAATTGGTCTGTGCCTGAATCATCGCTTGCTCTATGTTCCAAGCGGTCAGCTTGACCAACAATCGTTCAGTAGCCAGTTTTTTATTCTGCCATTGCGAACGCTGGTCGGATGCCACTACACTGATTCCGCTGGGGATATGAACAGCTCTTACGGCAGATTCTGTCTTGTTGACATGTTGCCCTCCGGGTCCGGACGCCCGTAAGGTTTCATACCGGATATCATCTTCGGTAGCCTCACAACTTTCGGACAGGAGGAAAGTCTGCACACCGACAAACCAGTTCTTCCGCCTGTGATGAATCCGATACGGGCTACGGGCAATCCATAGCACAGTCCCTTCCCATTCGTCAGCCAATACATCGCAACCTGCACCTTCGAGTGCAACGACTACCGACAACAAAGTGCGATTGACAGGACCAGTCTCTTTTTCCAGGATTTCTACTCTCAATTTCCGTTTCTGTGCTTCTCTCAATATTTTTTCGAGTACCAAAGCCACTACACGACAACACTCTACAGGACCACGTCCTGAAGTGATTTGTAAATACGTCTTTTCCATTATCCTATTCTTTATTCATTCGTACGATGCAGGGCATGAAGGTACCTTGGACTTCAACCAGTTCCTCCTGGGTTTTCATCACCCGGTCAATATCCTTGTAAGCCAACGGCATTTCTTCGACACTGCCACCAATCAGCGTGACTCCGGCCTGAGAAAGATACTTTCTCAATGCCGACCGGGTAAAGTTGTCTTTTGCCTTTTGGCGGGACATAGCTCGTCCCGCTCCATGCGAGGCAGAACAAAGGGCCTCACTTATCCCTTTACCACATACCAAATAACCGGGCGTTGCCATACTTCCGGGGATCAGTCCCGGTTGGCCTTTCTGTGCAGGTGTTGCTCCTTTACGATACACAATGGCTGTCTGTCCGGGAGCGATTTCCTCTTTCCATGCAAAATTGTGGTGATTGTTCACATTGGCCAAAGGTTTCAGCCCCAAAGCTTTTGACAAATTCAGATGAATCCGCTCATGGCAGGCACGAGCATAATCACCCGCTAAATTCATACTAAGCCAGTATTCCTGTCCTTCTTCCGTATCCAACCCCAGCCAGGCAAAGTGCTGAGCCTCGCGAGGCAGACGGCAGAGGTCGCGTGCCAGCATACTATAGTGTTTGGCAATGGCAGCACCCAAACCACGCGAACCGGAATGGGACAGCAAAGCCACGTAGTTTCCTTCCGGAACGCCCAAGACATTACCGGCCTGTAAGCTCATCTTACCAAATTCCACAAAATGATTTCCACCACCGGAGCTACCTAATTGCCGTACCGCCTTGCCATGAAGTCCTCTCAACAATTCGGTCATTCGGAACTCTTCTCTGTCAAGCACCTCATGCTCTTGTGCAAAAGACAATCCGCCATCCATGCCAAAATGAGTAAACTCCTTCAGCGCTTCTTTAATATGGTGCGAATAGCGTTTCAGAAAATCCTCCCCGGCATCAAACAGGGTGAGATTCATCCGACAACCGATATCAACCCCCACAGCATACGGGATAACCGCATGATCTGTAGCCAATACTCCCCCTATCGGTAACCCGTAACCGGCATGTGCATCGGGCATCAATGCTCCGGCAAGAGTAATCGGCAGCCGCATGGCGAGATTCATCTGCTGTTTGGCTAATGTTTCAATGTACTTGCTTCCATATGTTTTATAACCCAAGGGCTCATCAAGTAAATCATACGGCGTCAATCTTTTTTCGATAAATACAGGAGAAAGATGTTCGGCCAGTTTACTCCATATCTCACTGTTTTTATATACCTCGGGATTCTTGAGAATATCGCCCAAGGCGGCTAATATCTGCTCTTTTGTTTCGTGTTTACAATATTTGCCAACGAGAGCAACAGCCAGACTACGAGCTACATTATCTCTATATCCCAGTTTACTTAAATCTTTTAAACGTATTCCCATACTGTTTTTTCCATTCGCATACAAGACACCGGTTGCCTGCCATTGGACAGACAAAAGACAATATGCGAGATACCAATACTTTAGAAAAGGATATAACCACTCCTCTTCACAGCATTGAGGTGAATAATAAATAAATTAAATGTGATTGTGGAACTAATCAACTTGCATCGCCAGCAGCAGAATTGCGACGCATACTAAAAGATATAGTTATAAAGACCCATCCTCCCGATGGGGCAACTTAGTTCCGATACTGAAGATATTATTTCTCTGACATAATTAAAAACCCTTTCCATCATTTAAAGGGTGAATACTCTGTTTATCGGCGGCAAAAGTAATGGTTCTTTTGATTTTCACAAAACGAAAAGACATTTTTTTTCAGGCACAGTAGTGATATTTATAGAAAAACGGCACGAATCACTTCGCACCGCTCCTATTGCTAACTCGCGCCAAAGGTTCCCGCCTCACAGCGTCCGCCTCCGGAGATTTATTTTTAAATGCATGAAGCGGTTAGCGTTAATCTTTATATTGTCGATGCAAAATTACCGTTTTTCTCCCTATCATTCACTATCTTTGCACCTCAAAATTTTAAGAACTATTCAATGATAAACGAAGAAAAGATACATAAAAGCACTTCCGGATGGTGGGCACTCAGCCCTTTATTTGTATTCTTGTGTCTCTATTTGGTCACTTCTATCCTGGTGAACGATTTCTACAAAGTACCTATAACGGTAGCCTTCCTGATTTCATCATGCTACGCCATTGCCATCACGCGAGGACTGAATCTGGAACAACGGATCTATCAATTTTCAGTAGGAGCTTCCAATAAAAACATCATGCTGATGGTGTGGATATTCATCCTGGCAGGAGCCTTTGCACAAAGTGCCAAGCAAATGGGAGCCATTGACGCTACGGTAAACCTGACACTCCATATTTTGCCGGATAACCTTTTATTGGCAGGCATCTTTCTGGCCTCTTGCTTCATTTCGCTATCCATCGGTACCAGTGTAGGCACTATCGTGGCTCTGACTCCTGTCGCTATCGGGTTGGCAGAGAAAACCGGAATCGATCTGCCCTTCATGGTAGCAGTGGTAGTGGGCGGCTCCTTTTTCGGTGACAATCTATCGTTTATCTCCGATACAACCATTGCTTCGACCAAGACTCAAGGATGCGTCATGCGCGATAAGTTTCGGGTCAACTCCATGATTGTGGTACCTGCCGCACTGGTCGTATTGGGTATCTATATCTTTCAGGGGCTTTCAGTCTCTGCCCCGCCACTGGTGCAGGAGATTGAATGGGTCAAAGTGATCCCCTACCTTATCGTATTGGGAACGGCCATAGCCGGAATGAATGTTATGCTGGTTTTGATAATAGGTATCTTTACCAGCGGTGTTATCGGTATTGCTACAGGCAGCCTCGGATTCTTCGACTGGTTTGGTGCTATGGGGACGGGGATCACCGGAATGGGCGAACTGATTATTATTACCTTACTGGCAGGCGGAATGCTTGAGACGATCCGTTACAATGGAGGAATAGATTTCATTATCCGCAAATTGACCCGCCACGTAAACGGAAAGCGGGGAGCGGAACTCAGTATTGCCGCTTTGGTAAGCATCGCCAATCTTTGTACGGCTAATAATACGATTGCCATCATCACTACCGGACCGATTGCCAAAGATATTGCAAAAAAATTTCAATTGGACCGGAGAAAAACGGCAAGTATCCTCGACACATTCTCGTGCCTGATACAAGGCATCATCCCTTATGGAGCACAAATGCTGATTGCTGCCGGACTGGCACAGATTTCCCCGCTCAGCATCATCGGGAATCTGTATTATCCGTTTACAATGGGTATTTGCGCACTATTGGCCATCCTATTCCGGTATCCGAGAAAGTATTCCTGAATAAAGCCCAACCTACTTTTTGATATTTTGCAAATAGGCTTCAAGAGATTCATCTTTGCCCAATCCCAGTTTCTTGCGTATCCGGCTACGGCCGGAATTCACGCTGGCACGCGAAATCCCCAAAGCGAGAGCTATTTCATCAGTGCTCTGATTCAACCGGATCAACATACAAAGCAATTCGTCATTACGGGTCAACTCGGGACATTGACAACGCAATACAGGTAAATAGTGGGGATAAAGTGCTGCGAACGACTGACGGAACCGTATCTCGTCATCCCCACTCAGCAGCATCGGGTTCAGTTTCTGGCGCACATTATCAATCACGTCCGCATGTGCCACCTTCTCTAATTCGTTATTGAGAGATTCGTAGCGCCCGTTCAGTTCCTGATGGATGGAAATCAGACGGGAAAGCCGCTCTCTATGGAGATGTGCTTCACGCCGGTAATGGCGGCGGCGTTGTAACATATATACCACTACCAGTCCCAACAACATGAAAAGCAATACAACCACAATTCCAATGTAGGTCAACGTACGCTCCTTCAATTCGACCTCAGCCATCAATGCACGGTATTCCTGCTCTTTTCGTCCGGTATCGTAACGCACATTGGCCGCAGCGGTATAGCGCAACTTGTCTTTTTCATTCAGCGAATCTTGCAAAGCGGCATATCGGGGATAAAACTCCAACATCCTCGAACCCAAATGGCGTGAAGCATAGATTCCCAAAAGTCCTTTTGCCGCAAAGGCTTCCATTTCATCCCAGTCCATATAGGCAAATTCACAATGCGCTTGTTCCATCATGGCAAGACCACGCTCTTCCTGTCCGTCTCTTACCAGAGCCAATCCCAGCCAGTATCGGGTGCCTGAATGGGTGGCAGGGCGTACACCGGCACTGTCGGCAAAAATAGCTTCCATATCACGCAGTGCCGCCGCATTGGAGTCGGGACACATCTGTAACCAATATTTAGCCCGGTCTCTGCGCCACGTCTTTAAACTTCTCTCTCCCATCCGTTGCGCCACTTCTCTCTCTTTACCCAGATAAAAAGCAGCCGAATCAACCTGTTCCAGATCCATAAAAAAAGAAGAACGCACACGATAGGCCCCGCACAGCGCCATGCTGTCTTCACGGGCAGCCATCCGAATCACTCTCGCATTGATCTCCAAAGCTTTCTCGGTGAGGGCAAGGGTAGAATATAAGGCAGCAAGATCGGCATAGGCTCGTATCATGCCATCCGTAGCAATACCGGGATGTTTATCATACCATTCAACAGCTGCGAGGGACAGATCAACAGCTTTTACATATCGCCCTTCGCGCCTGTAATAGTATCCCAACCGTGCCAATATGGCTCCCACATCTTGGGTTTCCCCACCCCGCCGATAAGCCTCTACAGCCCGTTCCTGCATCCGGCACGCTACATTCGGGCGAGCACTGCTGAAGTGGTAAGCCCACGAAACCATGTGGCAACACAGCATGACGACCGACTGATCGTCCGGTGGCAATAGCACGGCAAAAGAATCGGCCAATGCCTCTGTGCGTCTATTATCATCCGTCATCAAACTGTTCTGCGCTTCGAAAGCCCAAAGAGGATAAGCACAATATCCCGTCAGAAACGGGTGTCCGGAAAGACGAATACTGTCGAGCAACTGTACGGCAGCTTCATAAGCTCCTGTTTTTGATAAAACTTGATTGTACAACGGCATGATACGCAATAATTGTCTGCGAAGTGTATCCGGATTACCATCCGGATCGGAAGGCATATAGAGAAACATCCCGCTGTAAATGTCCGTGAGCATATCATAACGTCCCGCTTCGAAAAGCGAATCGTGCAGCCCCATATAATGTTCGATACACTCCCCGGGATGATGGGTCATCCACTCTTTAAAAGAAAGTGGTGTCACTGTGGATGATTGTTTACATCCGACAGGCAAAAAAAAGAGTAGAATAAACCCAAATATCAAAATACAATATCGCATATAAGAAGTACAATAAATGAATGACAGCAAATATATGCTATTTGTGCGAGAAGAGAACCAACCTCAAAGCGGGAAAGTCCGTATATAGCCTCAAATAACGTGTTTTAAACCAATAATCTATTAAACCATCTATCGTCTTTTCTACCGGACAACTCTCTTTATGTGTACTTTTGCCCCCATAATCAAGCCCCTTAAAAACTACAAGCAAAACAATGATTAAAGAAAAAGCAACTCCGCATATCGGTCTGGTAACCGATCTGACAACAGGACAAATAGACGGAAAAATCACTCCGGGTGGAATGGTTTTAGTTACCGGATGTAATATTAAAATAGAGAACGGAAACAAACCTGTCTGTGAAGCAATCCAACTCTCCCACCAAAATGGAGAAGTTATCTGCATCGACCCACCGTTCGAAATGAACGAACCGCATATCCTCAAATTCAAGATACCGGATTCACTGCCCACCGGAGAATATACGCTAACCATCAAGACTCGTTTCGCAGGTAAGGATAAACGGCTTCTGACCCAAGAACAGACTTTGGTGTACATGCTAAAATTAATCAGAGAAGAATAATCGGACAGAGTGAAAAAGCTCCGAACATCCCGATAATTATAAAAAAGAACCGGAAGTCTTTGTCAATCAAAACAAAACCCTTATCTTTGCACCCGCTATTACGAGTTAGTAGCATTAATTCAAATCATTCATTAAAAAAACATTTATTTAAAATGGCAACAAGAATTAGATTGCAAAGACATGGACGTAAAAGCTACGCTTTCTACTCTATCGTTATTGCAGACAGCAGAGCACCACGTGATGGTAAATTTACAGAGAAGATTGGTACTTACAACCCTAACACCAATCCTGCTACAGTAGATTTGAATTTCGAACGTGCCTTGCACTGGGTGCTGGTAGGTGCACAACCTTCAGACACAGTTCGCAACATCCTTTCACGTGAAGGCGTTTACATGAAGAAACACCTCCTCGGCGGTGTAGCTAAAGGCGCATTTGGTGAAGCTGAAGCTGAAGCTAAATTCGAAGCTTGGAAGAACAACAAACAGTCAGGTCTGTCTGCTCTGAAAGCTAAAGAAGAGGAAGCTAAGAAAGCTGAAGCAAAAGCACGTCTGGAAGCTGAAAAGAAAGTAAACGAAGTAAAAGCAAAAGCATTGGCTGAAAAGAAAGCTGCTGAAGAAGCTGCTAAGGCTGCTGCTGAAGCTCCCGCAGAAGAAGCTGCTCCGGCAGAAGAAGCTGCAACTGAAGCTGCTGCTGAATAATCGGCAGTATCTATCATTCGTAAATAGGATTAAAACAATAAAATCCTCTCCGGTCCGCTGGGGAGGATTTTTTATTGGATCATCCCGGCTACGGAATGGCCCACAGAGAACGCTCTACTTCAGCACGACATAACGCAGAAAGACCACCTGATCGCCGACCTTAACTCTTCCATCTGCCAAAGCCTCCTTGTCTACCCTGAAAGTTTTCAAGTATTTTTTTAAACTTTTCGTTACCGTATAGGGCTGTTCTTTTTCATACCCGAGAATCTTTATACTACCATCCTCGTTGATCGTCACTTTACATTTTATATTGAAAGTCAACCCGCGCAATTTTTTGGCTTCCGTTTTGTTTATCCAAAAGATATAGGTTGCCTTCCCGATATTATTCTTTTTCTCTACCTTCTTCTCCTTAGAGTATTCATCGTACACTTTAAATGAAGGTTCACTTTTATCGCCACACGAAGTGCAAACGAATAAAACCAACAACAATATTCCAAATACTTTTTTCATTACTGAACTCCTTTCTGTTTAGCGTATATCACATAACTATTATCTTCCTCACCGATCGACTCACACAATTCCTGTAACTTTTTCCTATTCTTCCCCTTCCTACCATCTGTCGAGGAGAGATAAGACTCTATTTCCGCTTTCAGCACTCCCGGTTCCACCAGCCTTATATATTGTTTGTTACGGAGTGACCAAGGGGTCCACAACCGATCCGGCATCCCTCCCGCAAAGTCATTGATCACCCGGAAAAAAGTTCCGCGCAACGATGCCTTATCCACTATAAAGTTCGAAGGTGATTTCGTCTCCCACATTCCATCACCCACTTGTTCCTCTACCATCAATCTGCCGACATAGGCCTGAGGCAACTCATAGAATGTGGTTATCGAACGTTTCCTGTCTCCAATGTTGAGTGTGAAGCGGGGCTTCAGCCTGCTTTCCGAACGGATATAATGATAAAGCGTATCGGGACGCAGTTCAAAGAAGGTGCTGATATAAAGATCGAATACTTCCGTATTGGCACCGTACATCACCTCATTGCTATAATCGGGAAGAACAGACAGATGCCTGGCAGCAGGAACCGAATCGAGCAGATGTCCTTCAAAATCCTGTACCCATGCCACAAAAGGGTATCCGGTAAAGGGAAGTGCCCCCACCGTAAGTTCACGTTTATCGGCATCGACCTTGAATACAGCCTTGGAGACCGGCTGATGTAACGGAATGGAACGCAACGGTTTCCCAGCCAGATCATAGACATAGATGGCGTTGCTGTTAGCGAAAGGCATCAGATAGATACAATTATGTTTTTCGTCAATCTCCGCTTTGTATACGGCACGATACTCTCCCGGCCCTTGCCCGATAGCACCTATATTGGTAACAAACTCTCCTTTTTTAGTAAATAATCGGCAAGGATGGAGTTCATAAACAGAACCGTAGACAAGGATGTAATTTTCGGAAACACACAGATTGTTTTCTCCGACCATCGCTTCATCACGGTTATCGAGCTTGATGATTTGAAAGTCTTTCAAAAAGAAACTGAACGGTAAGTCAACCGTATCTTTCAGCAAGCTGAGGTCACATACCACAACCGAGTCTTGACCGGCCCATTGATAGGAAGCGACCACCGGCCATTGCTCCGAAAGATTTTTCTCTTCGGCCTTGGGAACGACCGAACAGGAAGAAAATAAAAATACTCCCCCCAGAATTGAACTTAGGAGATGAAATTGCCTGATATTCTTCATAAACTCTCCATTTCTATATCATGCAAAGATAAAAATAAAAACGAATAATCTACGAATACTCCGTAGTTTTTTTTGATTCGTTTCAGAATTTATCTATATACACGGAAAGGGAGTAGCGACAAAAATCATAAAAAAAGATGCCCGGAACAAATCCCGGGCATCTCCTCTATAAGTCTGTTTTGACAAACAGGTAATCTTGTTCGATTAATATCTGTCACGACCGCCGCCATAGCCGCCGCCACGATTACCACCACCGTAACCACCACCACGGTTGTTACCATAGCCGCCACGATTACCACCACCGTAATTGCTGTTACGACGCGGGCCTTCTTCTCTCGGACGTGCAACTGATACGGCAAGTGTCTTTCCGTCTATTTCTTTTTCGTTCAGTGCTGCGATGGCAGCATTTCCCTCTTCGTCATTAGGCATTTCTACAAAACCGAATCCTTTAGAACGGCCAGTTTCTCTGTCCATAACGATTTTGGCTGAAATAACTTCTCCAAACTCTTCGAATAATTCTCCTAAATCAGCATTGCTAAGATTATAGCTGATACCTGCAATAAAAATGTTCATTGAAAAAATAATTAATACAATTAATAAAATTTGTTATCTTAGAGAAGTCTTAATAAGGAGATAAATTACTCTACAAGTACCTTGGAAATAAAACACATCCTATCAGAAATCTTTAATACGCGGTAAATATAGACATTTACAACAGACTGAGAAACAAAATCATCATTTTCTTTTATTTTTTTTATTAAAATTGAGATTTTGACGATGCTTTAGTCTCACCTCTGTTTCTTCCGCCTACGGCTCCGGCGCCTCTGCATCTTCTTGTGTTTATAGCGCTGTATCCGTTTATAAATCATCCAGCCGCTCATCAAACCTACTACTACGAAGATCAGGATCGTAATGCCCACTCCCAGATTGTCTCCCTTAATGCGTGACCAGATTTCAAGAACATCTTTCGTCTTATCGCCGAAATCACGAATCATGGCACAACGTTCTACCACCTTACGGTCCGGGTACTGTATCTTGTCAATCTGCAGGCTGTCTGCTCCCGGTCCGAAGAAATAGCTCAAATCCGAATAATAAGTCAGGGTGGTGTCTGTCTTCGCCTCCATGATTTCAGGCGAAGCCACAGCACTCACATAACCGCTCGCTTCCATATTCCGCAAAGCAATGTCGGGACGGCACATAAAGTTGATGAAATAGCTGGCAGCTTCCGGATTGCCGGCATACTTAGGAATCACCCAGCCGTCATACCAGATGTTGCTTCCTTCCCGAGGCACTACATAGTCCAGGTCCACTCCTACCGCATCCGCTTCTTCGATGGCCCATTTGGCATCTCCGCTCCAGGTCATATTGAGCCATGCTTTATTTTTGGTCATCATCTCTTTACCGAAGTCTGCCTCCCAACCGGCTATATTGGGTTTCATCGCCTTGAGGTATTTTTCGGCAATCTCCATTGCACGGGGAGAATAGTCGTTCATCAGATCCTCTACTGTCACCTTGCCTCCGGCCAGATCACGGGCATGTGCGTAAATGATGGCCGTCCCGTACGCATCGCGGTAACTGTCTTTCATCAATATCTTGCCGGCATATTTCCGATCCCAAAGGCAACTCCAACTTTCGGCATCCGCATCGGGAACAAAAGCCTTGTTATACAGTATCCCGGCCGTTCCCCACATGTAACACACGGCATAATGACTGGCAACGCGTCCGGGTTGACTCAACTTATCGATCTGTTCCCGGATATAAGGAGACACGTCATTCATGTAGTCGGGCGAATGGGGAAAAACGGTGTCGATGGGCAACAGCAAGTCTTTCTTCAACATCCGCTCGATGATGTATTCCGAAGGGCATACCACATCAAAATCTTCGTGCCCTTTTTCGATCTTGGTCAACATGATTTCGTTGATATCGAAAGTTTGATAGACAATACGAATATCCTCGCCTGTCTGCTCCTTATAATATGCCTGGAAATCTTCCAGCACTCCGTCGCCGATGTAATCGGCCCAGTTATAAATTTTCAATACCTTTTCGCGGGGCTCACCGGAATTGTAACAACCGGAAAGCATAAACGACGCTGCAAGGCAAAGAGTTATTAACAGCTTATTCATTAACACTTTATACTATTTCTTGATTCTCGTAAATTCTCTTCTATTTTGGTTTAAAACCCAAAGGACGTGGGTTTCAAACCAACGGACACTATCTTTAAAAGCAATGACAGTTGGGGTTTAAACCGGCGGTCTCTCGCTTTAAACGGCGAGGCCGACCAACGTCAGGTATCACTTTTTCTCTTTTCCGGCACGCCGGTTAATGACAATCAGCAAGGCCAGCACCACCACGAAAATAATGGTCGAAAGCGGACGCAGTTCCGGAGTCAGCCCTCCTTTGCGGGCATCGGCATAGATATAGGTGGAAAGTGTCTCGAGACCTTCGTTACCGATCGTAAATACCGTTACTGCAAAATCATCGATAGAAAGTGTCAGCGCAAGCATGAAACCGCTAATCATTCCCGGACGAATCTCCGGAACAATCACTTTGCGGAGTGCCTGCATCGGAGTCGCTCCCAGATCGAGGGCGGCTTCGTAAATATTAGGATTCATCTGCTTGAGACGGGGCAACACGCTGAGTACCACATAAGGAGTACAGAAAGTAATGTGTGCCAGTACAACGGTCGTGTATCCCTGCGATATCCCCAGCGACACAAACAACAGAAACAGTGAAATACCGGTAATAATATCCCCATTCAGGATAGGAATGCTGTTCACAAAGCTGATGGCCTTCCGCGAACGTGCCTTCAGGTTGAAGATGCCGATAGCAGTGATACTCCCCAGCAGGGTGGAAGCCGTAGCTGCAATCAAAGCAATGGTCACAGTATTGATCAGCGCATTCATCAGCGAATGGTGAGTGCCGGTAGTGAACAGTGACGAATACAGTTTTGTGGAGAATCCGGTCCAGTTGCCCAGCACTTTTGCCTCGGTAAAAGAGTAAATCATTATAATCACGATAGGCGAATAGAGCAGCAAAAGCAGAATCCACAAATAGGTCTGAGCGAGAATCTTCTTTACCATAGCCCACCTCCTTCGTTCGTATTATCTTTGTCGTCGGTGCTGAACAGAGAGGTCGCGGCAATCAGCAGCAACATAATCAGCGACAGGGCCGCGCCATAGTTCCACATACTGTTATTGATATTCTCCTGGATTGTGGTACCAAACAGTTTGATATTGTTCATCGTCAACAACTCGGCAATGGCAAAGGTTGAGATAGTAGGCATGAAAACCATCATGATGCCACTCATCACCCCCGGCATGGAAAGCGGAAGCACGGCCTTAAAAAAGACCTGAACGGGATTGGCACCCAGATCCTGCGCAGCCTCAATATAACTGTGATCCATCTTTTGCAAAGTGTTGTAGATGGGGTAAATCATAAATGGTATGAAGTTATAGACCATACCGAATATCAGGGCACCCTCACCGAGCGGAACACTGAAGAAGTCGAACAAGGCTACCGTAGCCAACGTACGTACCAGAATGTTGACCCACATGGGAAGAATAAACAGTACGACCATTGTTTTCGACCGGTTTAGTTTTGCGTTGCTCAGTATCCATGCTGCCGGATAGCCCAGCAGGATACAGACAATGGTGGTAATAATGGCAATACCGATAGAATAGACAAAGGTATTGATAGCTTCGTGGTGCTGAAAAAACTTCGCAAAGTTTTCCAAAGTCAGATGTCCGCTGTCATCGGTGAAAGCATAGACCACGATAAGGAGTAGCGGAATAACGACGAAGATCGCCGAAAAGATAATGTAAGGGAGTGTCCAACTCTTACGTGATGAAAAAAAGACCGATAATCTTTTCACTCTTAACTCTTATTTTATTAGTTCTTAATTACTCTGATACCGTCCGGGGGGATGGTGATACCTACACGGTCGCCATCGTCCCATACGTCGTTCGTATCTACAAACACATTCTCGTCCCAATCCGAAAGCACAGTCAGATGATAATGGTCACCCTTATAAAGGATAAACTTCACCTCTCCGGTCAGTGCACCGTCTTCTTCGTTGTCCTGAAGAATCA containing:
- a CDS encoding RNA recognition motif domain-containing protein, whose amino-acid sequence is MNIFIAGISYNLSNADLGELFEEFGEVISAKIVMDRETGRSKGFGFVEMPNDEEGNAAIAALNEKEIDGKTLAVSVARPREEGPRRNSNYGGGNRGGYGNNRGGGYGGGNRGGGYGGGRDRY
- a CDS encoding ABC transporter substrate-binding protein produces the protein MNKLLITLCLAASFMLSGCYNSGEPREKVLKIYNWADYIGDGVLEDFQAYYKEQTGEDIRIVYQTFDINEIMLTKIEKGHEDFDVVCPSEYIIERMLKKDLLLPIDTVFPHSPDYMNDVSPYIREQIDKLSQPGRVASHYAVCYMWGTAGILYNKAFVPDADAESWSCLWDRKYAGKILMKDSYRDAYGTAIIYAHARDLAGGKVTVEDLMNDYSPRAMEIAEKYLKAMKPNIAGWEADFGKEMMTKNKAWLNMTWSGDAKWAIEEADAVGVDLDYVVPREGSNIWYDGWVIPKYAGNPEAASYFINFMCRPDIALRNMEASGYVSAVASPEIMEAKTDTTLTYYSDLSYFFGPGADSLQIDKIQYPDRKVVERCAMIRDFGDKTKDVLEIWSRIKGDNLGVGITILIFVVVGLMSGWMIYKRIQRYKHKKMQRRRSRRRKKQR
- a CDS encoding 30S ribosomal protein S16 — translated: MATRIRLQRHGRKSYAFYSIVIADSRAPRDGKFTEKIGTYNPNTNPATVDLNFERALHWVLVGAQPSDTVRNILSREGVYMKKHLLGGVAKGAFGEAEAEAKFEAWKNNKQSGLSALKAKEEEAKKAEAKARLEAEKKVNEVKAKALAEKKAAEEAAKAAAEAPAEEAAPAEEAATEAAAE
- a CDS encoding DUF4891 domain-containing protein; the encoded protein is MKKVFGILLLVLFVCTSCGDKSEPSFKVYDEYSKEKKVEKKNNIGKATYIFWINKTEAKKLRGLTFNIKCKVTINEDGSIKILGYEKEQPYTVTKSLKKYLKTFRVDKEALADGRVKVGDQVVFLRYVVLK
- a CDS encoding DUF4469 domain-containing protein, with protein sequence MIKEKATPHIGLVTDLTTGQIDGKITPGGMVLVTGCNIKIENGNKPVCEAIQLSHQNGEVICIDPPFEMNEPHILKFKIPDSLPTGEYTLTIKTRFAGKDKRLLTQEQTLVYMLKLIREE
- a CDS encoding ABC transporter permease — encoded protein: MVKKILAQTYLWILLLLLYSPIVIIMIYSFTEAKVLGNWTGFSTKLYSSLFTTGTHHSLMNALINTVTIALIAATASTLLGSITAIGIFNLKARSRKAISFVNSIPILNGDIITGISLFLLFVSLGISQGYTTVVLAHITFCTPYVVLSVLPRLKQMNPNIYEAALDLGATPMQALRKVIVPEIRPGMISGFMLALTLSIDDFAVTVFTIGNEGLETLSTYIYADARKGGLTPELRPLSTIIFVVVLALLIVINRRAGKEKK
- a CDS encoding 6-bladed beta-propeller, coding for MKNIRQFHLLSSILGGVFLFSSCSVVPKAEEKNLSEQWPVVASYQWAGQDSVVVCDLSLLKDTVDLPFSFFLKDFQIIKLDNRDEAMVGENNLCVSENYILVYGSVYELHPCRLFTKKGEFVTNIGAIGQGPGEYRAVYKAEIDEKHNCIYLMPFANSNAIYVYDLAGKPLRSIPLHQPVSKAVFKVDADKRELTVGALPFTGYPFVAWVQDFEGHLLDSVPAARHLSVLPDYSNEVMYGANTEVFDLYISTFFELRPDTLYHYIRSESRLKPRFTLNIGDRKRSITTFYELPQAYVGRLMVEEQVGDGMWETKSPSNFIVDKASLRGTFFRVINDFAGGMPDRLWTPWSLRNKQYIRLVEPGVLKAEIESYLSSTDGRKGKNRKKLQELCESIGEEDNSYVIYAKQKGVQ